A genomic segment from Neodiprion lecontei isolate iyNeoLeco1 chromosome 1, iyNeoLeco1.1, whole genome shotgun sequence encodes:
- the LOC107220397 gene encoding WD repeat domain-containing protein 83: MELKFINSIECKQGAVRAVRFNVDGSYCLTCGSDKKVKLWNPYRSVALKTYGGHANEVLDACASCDSSQVVSCGMDKSVIVWDVATGNPVRRLRGHAGPVTTVRFNEESTMAISGSHDNSVMCWDIRSRSQDPVQTLREAKDTVSSIRVTDHEILAASYDSRIRRYDIRIGELLVDYVGEAATCASFTRDGQCIVISCGDGVIRLMDKDTGELLGEFTGHAADDLCLESSVDCKDTHILSGSGDGKLWIWDLVTQKVVQKLSDNNLSEKIHPVVSICVHPQRNCILAASGGTILMWDTDENDSKY, encoded by the exons atggaattgaaatttattaacagTATAGAATGCAAACAGGGAGCTGTACGAGCTGTGCGGTTTAATG ttGATGGTTCCTATTGTCTTACCTGCGGGTCAGACAAAAAAGTGAAACTCTGGAATCCGTACAGAAGCGTAGCTCTCAAAACATATGGCGGTCACGCCAACGAAGTACTCGACGCTTGTGCATCATGCGACAGTAGTCAAGTTGTTTCGTGCGGAATGGATAAATCTGTAATTGTTTGGGATGTTGCCACTGGCAACCCTGTTCGAAGACTCAGAGGACATGCAGGGCCAGTAACTACTGTAAG GTTTAATGAGGAATCAACCATGGCAATCTCTGGATCTCATGATAACTCAGTTATGTGTTGGGATATTCGCTCTCGAAGTCAGGATCCTGTGCAAACCCTTCGAGAAGCGAAGGACACAGTTTCGAGCATCAGAGTTACAGATCATGAAATCTTGGCAGCTTCTTATGACAGTAGAATACGCAGATATGACATACGTATCGGTGAACTGCTGGTTGATTACGTAGGAG AGGCAGCAACATGCGCAAGTTTTACCAGAGATGGTCAGTGCATAGTAATCAGCTGTGGGGACGGAGTGATACGCTTAATGGATAAAGATACCGGAGAGTTACTTGGGGAATTCACAGGGCATGCAGCAGATGATTTGTGCTTGGAATCGAGTGTCGATTGCAAAGATACACACATTTTATCTGGTTCTGGAGATGGAAAATTATGGATTTGGGACTTGGTAACGCAAAAAGTGGTGCAGAAATTGTCAGACAACAATCTATCAGAAAAGATACATCCCGTTGTTTCGATTTGCGTACATCCACAGAGAAACTGTATTTTAGCAGCCAGTGGTGGTACGATACTGATGTGGGATACGGACGAAAATGattcaaaatattaa
- the LOC124293823 gene encoding uncharacterized protein LOC124293823 yields MLRIDSLEVFQEFEEDPERQRSLRHYLINVGGVTARDALNQFLKEAMTDSLTQKFSWTGKSVSDKENLRPLFNICIGKVFFDALRECRTIPQPHDSTEFARLMQEAIRGAQKRLRDAKRRANRSVHVEGCRQKYMAEMAHRYEVEHSGQ; encoded by the exons ATGCTCCGGATAGATTCCTTGGAGGTATTCCAAGAGTTTGAAGAAGATCCTGAAAGACAACGATCTCTA AGACACTATCTTATTAACGTTGGTGGTGTCACAGCTAGAGATGCTCTTAACCAATTTCTGAAGGAAGCCATGACGGATAGCCTGACACAAAAATTCTCTTGGACTGGAAAGTCTGTTTCAGATAAAGAGAATCTCCGACCGTTATTTAATATCTGTATCGGAAAGGTATTTTTTG ATGCCTTACGTGAGTGTCGAACAATACCACAGCCACATGATAGTACAGAATTTGCGAGACTGATGCAAGAGGCAATTCGGGGCGCACAAAAAAGATTGCGGGATGCAAAACGACGTGCCAATCGCTCTGTCCATGTGGAGGGTtgcagacaaaaatatatgGCTGAAATGGCTCACCGTTACGAGGTTGAACACTCAGGACAATGA
- the LOC107220119 gene encoding protein naked cuticle homolog 1 encodes MATGLVKWCRARFLAGYKPFSVVGGGPEGSDAEELLAGVAAPCSSSPPPPLPLLTPPESPTTPTPPTVNEDQTNSHATRQLSFEEFECDVSVAEGDRRRQEFSFTLYDFDGHGKITKDDIAGLVTTIYDTLGASIQVPPCGSKTIKVKLTVSPDQRTGQAHVTPVKTANLPQSLPAPAPCCHVKHVTSCGHAKHASRRVPRRRRVQRHRCQSEHGADSPTEDDARNLPASQSKQEELRRRVGPVPHLPSPYSNSSEGDVSEDSDASPLLTPLTPLVSNQPRKRSGAMQRQQLLEIIQANMEKNNLSFHASRKRHQNEQARIPLRSPYTEPSSPYIQRCRPLQTSRQPTYHKPVREQPHHPNSLPDVPAKPRGNGRKPRIHHSPQTCTPPHPAESYGQVHTVSQNLTTSATPNNVNSTNPNNTSNQNHTNNHCNNLHTNNQRNEAHIHPPNSGKPGKKHQLKHATREQDQARAMAQVVRWLEREFSQGAAAAAGRRHVHEHIHHHYHHYHTEALV; translated from the exons ATGGCTACTGGATTGGTCAAGTGGTGTCGTGCAAGGTTCCTCGCTGGCTACAAGCCCTTTTCTG TTGTTGGCGGAGGTCCCGAAGGGAGCGACGCCGAAGAGTTGCTGGCGGGCGTCGCGGCGCCGTGCAGCAGCTCTCCACCTCCACCGCTGCCCTTGCTTACGCCGCCGGAATCTCCTACGACTCCAACACCGCCAACCGTCAATGAAGATCAGACGAATTCCCATGCAACGCGACAGCTTAGCTTTGAG GAGTTCGAGTGCGATGTTTCTGTAGCAGAGGGCGATAGACGAAGGCAGGAGTTTTCCTTCACCTTGTACGACTTTGATGGTCATGGCAAGATCACCAAAGATGATATTGCCGGACTGGTTACAACTATTTACGACACTCTGGGTGCTTCAATTCAAGTCCCACCATGTGGTAGTAAAACAATTAAAGTAAAACTGACTGTATCACCGGATCAGAGAACTGGTCAAGCACATGTAACACCTGTAAAAACGGCCAACCTTCCTCAAAGCTTACCTGCCCCAGCACCTTGTTGCCATGTTAAACATGTTACTTCCTGCGGTCATGCGAAACATGCGTCTCGCAGAGTTCCCAGGAGGAGAAGAGTACAACGTCATCGATGTCAG tCAGAGCATGGAGCGGATAGTCCAACGGAAGATGACGCTCGAAATTTACCAGCAAGTCAATCGAAGCAAGAAGAACTTAGAAGAAGAGTTGGGCCAGTACCTCACTTGCCTTCACCTTACTCAAACAGTTCAGAAGGTGATGTTAGCGAAGATAGCGACGCATCACCGTTGTTAACACCTCTCACACCTCTGGTTTCAAATCAGCCCAGAAAGCGTAGTGGTGCAATGCAAAGACAGCAGCTGCTCGAAATTATTCAAGCAAACATGGAGAAAAACAATCTCAGTTTTCACGCATCTAG gaAACGACACCAAAACGAGCAAGCACGCATTCCACTTCGAAGTCCATATACGGAACCCTCGAGTCCTTACATCCAGAGATGTAGACCGCTGCAAACATCTCGTCAACCGACCTATCACAAGCCAGTTCGGGAGCAACCTCATCATCCAAATTCCTTGCCCGACGTTCCAGCAAAGCCTAGGGGGAATGGGAGGAAGCCGCGTATACACCACAGCCCTCAGACATGTACCCCACCACATCCGGCCGAAAGTTATGGACAAGTGCATACAGTTTCGCAAAATCTGACCACTTCAGCCACCCCGAATAATGTAAACTCGACCAATCCTAATAATACTAGTAACCAGAATCATACTAATAATCATTGTAATAATCTGCATACGAATAATCAGCGAAACGAAGCTCATATTCATCCGCCGAATAGTGGAAAACCGGGTAAAAAACATCAATTGAAACATGCCACACGAGAGCAGGATCAGGCGAGAGCCATGGCCCAGGTTGTTCGTTGGCTAGAACGTGAGTTTTCTCAAGGTGCTGCTGCAGCTGCTGGTCGGAGACATGTTCATGAACATATTCATCATCACTATCATCACTATCATACCGAGGCACTTGTATAA